A region from the Aegilops tauschii subsp. strangulata cultivar AL8/78 chromosome 5, Aet v6.0, whole genome shotgun sequence genome encodes:
- the LOC141022486 gene encoding protein FAR1-RELATED SEQUENCE 11-like — MEGRKRRLRPETRCDCGAHMVVKLDRERGVWFVASFVDDHNHAMARPDEVCFLWSHRRIGDGQRVEILAMEAAGIRKHIIMDNFISRYGSYDKCGLIRRDIYNLCCREKMKLIAKGDAETAVGIMRSRKEKDPEFF; from the coding sequence atggagggccGCAAGCGCAGGCTTAGACCGGAGACTCGTTGCGACTGCGGTGCACATATGGTGGTGAAGCTGGACAGAGAACGTGGCGTTTGGTTCGTCGCATCATTCGTGGATGATCACAACCACGCGATGGCTCGGCCCGACGAGGTTTGTTTTTTGTGGTCACACAGACGGATTGGAGATGGCCAGAGGGTCGAGATATTGGCGATGGAAGCGGCCGGGATAAGAAAGCATATTATAATGGACAACTTCATCAGCAGATACGGTTCGTATGATAAGTGCGGGCTTATCAGGAGGGACATTTACAATCTTTGTTGCAGAGAAAAAATGAAGCTCATTGCAAAGGGTGATGCAGAGACGGCAGTTGGCATTATGAGGAGCAGGAAGGAGAAGGACCCTGAGTTTTTTTGA